From one Triticum urartu cultivar G1812 chromosome 3, Tu2.1, whole genome shotgun sequence genomic stretch:
- the LOC125542291 gene encoding dephospho-CoA kinase, giving the protein MRLVGLTGGIASGKSTVSGLFKSAGVPVVDADVVARNVVQKGTGGWKKIVKAFGNGILLENGEIDRAQLGQVVFTDPEKRKLLNRLLAPHISCGIFWEILKLWVKGCLVIVVDIPLLFETKMDRWTDPVVVVWVDPKTQIERLMSRDSCGQEQAQGRIDAQLALDWKKSEADIVIDNSGSLDDTKEQFQEVLKQVSGPLTWKERMMSRDGLLSIVVCTAAGVLLAQKNLL; this is encoded by the exons ATGCGGCTGGTCGGCCTGACGGGCGGGATCGCCTCGGGGAAGAGCACCGTCTCCGGCCTCTTCAAGTCCGCCGGCGTCCCGGTGGTCGACGCCGACGTCGTGGCTCGG AATGTAGTGCAGAAAGGTACTGGAGGTTGGAAGAAGATTGTGAAAGCTTTTGGGAATGGCATTCTGTTGGAAAATGGAGAAATTGACAGAGCTCAATTGGGTCAGGTTGTTTTCACTGACCCAGAAAAACGCAAGCTTCTAAACCG TCTTCTGGCCCCACACATTTCATGCGGTATATTCTGGGAGATACTAAAACTCTGGGTGAAGGGATGCCTGGTTATTGTCGTCGACATCCCGCTCCTGTTTGAGACAAAGATGGACCGATGGACGGACCCCGTGGTTGTCGTATGGGTGGATCCCAAAACACAGATCGAGAGGCTCATGTCAAGAGACAGTTGCGGCCAGGAACAGGCTCAGGGCAGGATCGACGCCCAGCTTGCGTTGGACTGGAAGAAGTCGGAAGCCGACATAGTGATCGACAACTCCGGCTCGCTGGACGACACGAAAGAGCAGTTCCAGGAAGTGCTGAAGCAGGTGTCTGGTCCCTTGACATGGAAGGAGCGCATGATGTCCAGGGATGGCCTTCTCTCTATCGTCGTGTGCACGGCGGCGGGGGTTCTACTTGCTCAGAAGAATCTGCTGTGA
- the LOC125542292 gene encoding UDP-glycosyltransferase 72B1-like: MEEANGGVLCRGGTAEAGAGAEAGRAPHVAMLVTPGMGHLIPLAELAKRLAARHGATATLITFASTASATQRAFLASLPPAIASLSLPPVDLSDLPPDAAIETLMSEECARVVPALTGVLSGLKETTRLVAFVADLFGADSFDAAAAAGVARRYLFFPTNLHVLTLILHLPELDVSMPGEFRDLAEPVRLPGCVPIPGPDILSPLQDKSNPCYRWMVHHARRYRDAEAILVNSFDAVEPDVARVLRAPQPGRPPVYNIGPLIKTDAVETDNEPRAPCLEWLDRQPPRSVIFVSFGSGGSLPAEQMRELALGLEQSGQRFLWVVRSPSDEGAVNANYYDAESKRDPLPYLPEGFVERTKGVGLLVPSWAPQIKVLAHEATGGFLVHCGWNSVLESLVHGVPMVAWPLFAEQRQNAVMLSEGVGAAIRVPDTKRREEIAAAVREVMAGQGKGAEVRAKVAELQKAAAEGLREGGAATTALDEVVHKWIGGGDK; this comes from the coding sequence ATGGAGGAGGCCAACGGCGGCGTGCTCTGCCGCGGCGGCACGGCCgaggcgggggcgggggcggagGCTGGCCGCGCGCCGCACGTGGCGATGCTGGTGACGCCGGGGATGGGCCACCTGATCCCGCTGGCGGAGCTGGCCAAGCGCCTCGCGGCGCGGCACGGCGCCACGGCCACGCTCATCACCTTCGCCTCCACCGCCTCCGCCACGCAGCGGGCCTTCCTCGCCTCCCTCCCGCCGGCCATCGCCTCTCTGTCTCTCCCTCCCGTCGACCTCTCCGACCTGCCGCCCGACGCCGCCATCGAGACGCTCATGTCCGAGGAGTGCGCCCGCGTGGTGCCCGCGCTCACGGGGGTCCTCTCAGGGCTGAAGGAGACGACAAGGCTGGTCGCGTTCGTCGCCGACCTCTTCGGGGCCGACTCCTTCGACGCCGCGGCGGCCGCCGGCGTGGCGAGGAGGTACCTGTTTTTCCCGACGAATCTTCACGTCCTCACGCTCATCCTCCACCTTCCGGAGCTCGACGTCTCCATGCCCGGCGAGTTCCGGGACCTCGCCGAGCCCGTCAGGCTGCCCGGCTGCGTGCCCATACCGGGGCCGGACATCCTCTCGCCGCTCCAGGACAAGTCCAACCCCTGCTACCGCTGGATGGTGCACCACGCCAGGCGCTACCGCGACGCCGAGGCCATCCTCGTCAACTCCTTCGACGCCGTCGAGCCTGACGTCGCCCGGGTCCTCCGTGCCCCACAGCCCGGCCGCCCTCCGGTGTACAACATCGGCCCGCTCATAAAGACCGACGCCGTCGAGACTGACAACGAGCCGCGTGCACCGTGCCTTGAGTGGCTGGACCGGCAGCCGCCCAGGTCGGTCATCTTCGTCTCCTTCGGCTCCGGCGGCTCGCTTCCGGCGGAGCAGATGCGGGAGCTCGCGCTGGGGCTGGAGCAGAGCGGGCAGCGGTTCCTGTGGGTGGTGCGGAGCCCGAGCGACGAGGGCGCGGTGAACGCCAACTACTACGACGCGGAGAGCAAGAGGGACCCCCTGCCCTACCTCCCGGAGGGGTTCGTGGAGAGGACCAAGGGGGTGGGCCTCCTCGTGCCGTCATGGGCCCCGCAGATAAAGGTGCTGGCCCACGAGGCCACGGGAGGCTTCCTGGTGCACTGCGGGTGGAACTCGGTGCTGGAGAGCCTGGTGCACGGCGTGCCGATGGTCGCCTGGCCCCTCTTCGCGGAGCAGCGGCAGAACGCCGTGATGCTGAGCGAGGGGGTCGGCGCCGCGATACGGGTGCCGGACACGAAGAGGAGGGAGGAGATCGCCGCGGCGGTGAGGGAGGTGATGGCGGGGCAGGGCAAGGGCGCCGAGGTGCGGGCCAAGGTGGCGGAGCTGCagaaggcggcggcggagggccTCCGCGAGGGGGGCGCCGCCACGACGGCGCTGGATGAGGTGGTGCATAAATGGATCGGCGGTGGGGACAAGTAG